The following is a genomic window from Zalophus californianus isolate mZalCal1 chromosome 10, mZalCal1.pri.v2, whole genome shotgun sequence.
TGAAGAAAGGTGGAGGAGGGGACCACGAGCCAAGGCAGCCTCTAGAACCTGGTAAAGGCAGGGAAGCTGactctcccccagagcctccagaggcAGCACCACCCTGTGGACCCTTCGATTTTGACCCAGTgatactgatttcagacttctgccttccagaactgtgagagaataaatgtgtgttgttcaAGCCTCCTGTTTGTGCTTCTTTGTTACAGCCACCATAGGGAACAGATTCTTGTGGTATGGATACCCCATGATTTAATTAGCTGCCCATTCCTGGTGGGCAGTGCactgttttctgtctttactACACTGGGTGCCACCGGCAGTGGCTCTCAACTGGGGAGATTGTCTCCCAGGGGACATTGGGCAATGTTTAGAGACAGTTTTATGTGTTACAGCTGGAGGGctgtgctactggcatctagtggtgGAGGCCCAGGGTTGAACATCCTATAATGTGTAGCTACAACACAGAATGACCTGGCctcaaatgtcaacagtgctgaagTTGAGAAACTCTGGTCTATCCATTAGATCTGTTCctagaaatacaattttctttcttctttcctcccttccctttttctttctctttcttttctttctttctttctttctttctttctttctttctttctttctttctttctttctttcttttttctttatttctttctttattttctttctttctttatctttctctttctttctttttttctttttctttctttctttctttctttctttctttctttctttctttctttctttctttctttctttcttctttctttctttcgctttcctcttccttccttctttccttccttccttccttccttccttcctccctccctccctccctctctcccttttctctttccttccttcctcttttttatttgcggggtgggggagggacagaaggagcgggagagacagaatcctcaagcagactccccactgagcctggagcccaatgcagggctcaatcccaggaccctgagatcatgacctgagctgaaatcaagaggtggatgtTTAACGGGATGAGCTGCCCGGTCGCCCtgagaaatataatttcaaatacaATCTCTAAATACAATTGCTGAGCCTGAGGGTGTGTGTTGTTGACATTGCCATATTGTCTGGAGCTACTATTGACTTAAAGTATGTGCTCAGTCCCTATGTGGCAACATGCAGCCTCTGGGATGTTGGTGCAGATGGTGTGGGTCCCCACAGGCCCCGGGAGTTCCTCAAGCCTGGTTGGCAGGTTTGTGAATTGGTGGGGTCAACAGCTATGAGGCAGGTGCTCTAGGGTTCGTTCATTTAACAGCTGGGTCTTGAGCAGCTGTTATGTCCAGGATGAAGCTGATATATCTCTATCCTTACAGACCTCCCAGCCTGATAGGGAGACTGACCTGAAAACAAACCATGTGATACATACAGAGTGGGCAGCGAGGAATCACACTGGGGAAGTCAAAGAGGGCATCATGGAGGAGGCAACTTGTAGCTcctgtgatggttagttttatgtgtcaacttacCTGGGCCAAGGGATGGCCAGACAGCTCTCaagacattatttctgggtgCATCTGTGAGGGTGtctccagaagagattagcatttgatttGGTAGGCTGAGTAAAGAGGATCGCCCTCCCCACTGTGGGTGGGCATCGCCCAACCTGTTGAGCGCTCTAAAAGAGcaaaagggcagaggaagaatggatttcctttcccttcttgaGCCGAGACAACAATCTTCTCTTCATGCTGGTCTTCCAGCGCAGGGCAAAGAGGAAGACAGCAAGGAGAGGCACAGAGTTTGGGGAAGATAGCCGAAAACGGGGACTTTTCAAGTGTTTATGACAGGGCCTGGCCCTGTGCCAGGAAGGAGGGTTGGCAGCGGCGGCAGAGCCTGATTTGGAACTTGGCTCTGGTTCTGGGGCAGAAGGGGCTGGCTGTCCAAGTCACATGCTCCCAGGTCTTCAGGACCCCCGAGGGCCTGGGGTCTCacactgttatttaaaaaaaaaagaaccatactTTTATTTGAGGATAACTCAAAGAAATCATTTACAGAATGCCTTTTGTTTTCAAAGCACAGCTTTTCATAAAAAGCAATGTCCACCTTTAATACATGCTCTAGTACATAGCTGTGTGTTGGGGGCTGCCAAGGACACTGGGAGCCCCAAggccccaggtgccctggtgctCAGTACTCCTCATCATCTTTGGAGTCATCCTGGACCTGGTGGCGCACCTTTGAGGGCCGCGGGGTGGCTGGGGGGCCTGCAGGGGCCTGGGTCAGGTTAACCCAGCCAGGCCCACGAGGCAGCAGGTGGCTCTCATTGAGCCTGCAGACGCGGTAGTTCTCGTAGTGGACGTTGTGGGTGATGTCCTTCAGGTCTTGGAGGTGGGAgctgggagatgggcagaggTTCAGCCTAGGCCCCACCACAGCATCCCCCTGGGGTCCCTGCAGCCCCCTGGGCTCCCTGCATCCTCACCGGATGAGCAGGTCTCTCAGGAGGGGAAACTCACAGTGCGCCAAGTTCTCCACTGTAAGTAAGACAGGACACGGAGTGCTGGCCCTGCCCCGCTGTAAGTGTCCGCTGTATGCCCCCCAATATCCACCACAACCTTTCCCCCACATTTCGCACTGTCTTATCCCACTTCccgctcattcattcattgatttgtcCCCAGCATCTGGTACAGGCAGCTCCTACATATAGTTGAATCAGTGAATCCACTAATCATTTATTATTGTACACTTAATAATGACTACAttattacattacattatataccatatataccatgtaaattatattcttttagtAATTATATTGATAAATTGGAGGCTCAGGCCCTGGCTGGTCTGCCTTCACTTCCCAGTCTCCCCCACAAGGAggcctccctctgcttccttggGTAGCCCTGTCTCCCACCCCACTTTCTCCCAGCCATCATTGTCTCATCAGCTCTATGGGGGCAAGAACCTTGCCAGTCCTGCTTTCATTGTACCCCCCTCAGGAAACACATATAgtctgcctggcacacagtaggcccacAGTAAATTCTGGTGAATGCCTAGGGTGTCTTCTGGGTGCTGGGCATTGTGCAAAGCAGTGGTCTGCCCTATCCAACCACCTTCCATGTGCAGATGTGCAGTTCATCTACTGCACAAAAGCAACTGGCTATGATGTTGATGTCCTCATGCCCATTTTactgtgaggaaactgaggcacagagagttggGGAACTTACCCGAGGCCTCCCAGCTGCAAacagggacttgatcccaggtctGTCTGTTTCCTGACTCCTGGCCCCGTGATGGGTGCTGAGGGTGCCAAAGGCAGTTGGATGTGCCTGGCTTTTCACCCCGCTTCACTTGCTCCTGCAAAGTCCCTGCACTCACCTTCAATGACTCCCCACTTGGTCTTCCGGCCCAGGACACACCTCCCATTCACCAGGTGCTCTTGGTCAGCCCCGACTACAGCAAAGGGGATCCGGTCCTGCAGGAGGAGATGAAACAGAAGGGTTGGCCCtgtctgggaggtggggagagaagtcACTGAGGTGTGGTGGGAGAGGCACACTGTCCTctgtagagagagaaagtggtAGGAAGAGCACAGAGATCTAAAGACAtggggcaactggctggctcagtggagtgtgtggactcttgatcttggggttgtgagttcgagccccacgttgggtgtacagattacttaaaaataaaatcttaaaaaaaaagtcacaggatacaCAGTCTTATCAATGGCTCAGTGTagtcatctgtaaagtgggagtcAGAATGGCACACACACAGGGCTTTGTGAATGTTTGGGAAGGTTACCCAGGGTCACGTTAATAACATACTCTTGCCGATGGGCCTTCTCTTACCTGGGAAACAGGAACTGTGACCACCTTCATCGGTTATCATGAGGGTTAAAAGACACAGCTTCATAACCCAGGGCTTGGCAACCTACGGTAGGTGCACCGGATTGAGCCCGCACCTGTTTTCCCACATGGACCGTCTGTTGGCACACAGCCTGTGCCTTCATCTCAGACTCTGGTCAAGGCTGCTTCTGTGCTGCAACAGCAGACAGCGGTGACCGTGCAGGGACCACGTGGCCCGCAGAGTCTAACACCTTTACCATCATCTGgccctttgcaaaaaaaaaaaaaaagaaaagaaaaagaaaaaaagtttgccaaGCCCTGTTGAAAATTCTAGTTGTTCGCTTGCTCATGGCCAGAAGTGGAGACTCGAATCCCTAAATGGCAAAAGTGCTGtccggcggtgggggggggggggttgtttttcatttctccaagAGTTAATTTGTGATGAGGAAACAACACGCAAGTTGTCTGTTGCACGCTTGTTACGTGCCAGCCCTCAGTGAACGCCCCATGTCTGGATGATTTACTGAGATGTCAAGTTTGTTCTCCTTGTACCCGGTTCTATTCGCAGGCTTTGGGACAGAAAGCAGAGGCAGTGGAGGTCGAGGCTCTCCGAGTGTTTCACAAGAAATCCTGTCTGTTACCCcagcagggagaggaaagagggaacGTGTGGAGACATTGGGTACCAGCTGGGAAGCAGGGCCTCCAAGTCCAGCTGTGTGGTTTGTTCACTGCACAAAGACAACTGGACTTGAGGCTGGGTAGGGCCGCCACCGTGCAGGCTAGCAGGGTCCCCTGGGGAGGAAGTCAAGGCCTGGGGTTGGTGGACGATGAATCCCAGGCCTCACAGGGTCCTTCGCAGGatccagacagacagacattGGATGCACCACGAGGACAGCAAGGTGGGGGCTTGGTGTTGGAATTCACTTGATTTGGGGAAAAAGAAGATGccatttttcctctctctccttttttgaaACAGCTTAGCTGGGATAGAATTCAtgtgccataaaattcaccctcttAAAGGTACCGTTCAGTGGCTTTAAAGGTACAGTTCACAAGACtgtgcccccatccccaccatctAATTCCAGAGCATTTCACTGCCCCGAAATGAAACCCCACTCCTGTTAGCAGTCACTCCGCATTCCCCCTGaccccaagcccctggcaacaaccactaacctactttctgtctccatgggaTTTGCCTGGTGGGGACATTTCAGAACGGAATCATGTAATATTTAACCTTTTGTTGTCTAGCTCCTTTCACTTAGCGTCATGTTCTCCAGGCCCATCCGTGTGGTGGCAGGTTTTCTCTCCTTCttaaggctgaagaatattccattgtgtggacacACCATGTGTGTTTATCCCTTCATAAGTTAATATAAGACATATGCATTATTTCCCCTCTTTGACTACGGCAAATGTTTCCGCCAGGAACGTCCATGTACACGCTTTTATGTGGACGTAGGTGTTCATTTTCTCTTGGGAGTGGATTGCTGCTGGGTACTCCGCTAACTTAGTGTTTAACCTTTGGAGGGACTGCCAGGTTGTTTTCCGTTTGatcttcccaccagcagtgtgcgCAAGTTCAACTTcgccacatcctcaccagcacccgGGATTGCCTGTCATTTTGATCGCAGCCATCCTAGGGGGTGTGAAGTGGCATCCGGTGGTTTCGATGTGCGTTTCCCTTATGACGGGTGATATCGAATCGACATCTTTTTGTGTGCGTATTGGCCATCTGTTCAAATTCTCTGGGGAAATGTCCCTTCAAAACCTTTgccccggggtgcctgggtggctcatttggttgagcgtccgactcttgagctcagctcaggtcttgatctcagggtcgtgagttcaagccccgcactgggctccacactgagtgtggagccaacataaacaaacaaacaaaacctttgcCCGTTTCTAAAttggttatttatcttttattgttgatttgtaagagttctttatatgtttaggATACAAGTCCCTATCAGAGATATCATTTGCaagcattttctcccattctgtgagttgttgATATGACCCATTTCTTGCTCACTTTTTTGAGTTTGTGGATGTTTGGAGATTCATACCTGCTAGGAGTATGTGAACTTCCCCCCTGCCCCGAGCTGTAGAGAGAGATGAATCTTCAGATGGGAAGGATGAGTGGAAAGAAAACCACCCAGCCTTGGTCACGCCAGCCTGCCCACCCCGTCATGGCCTCCTACCCGGATCTTGCTGTTGAGGATCCTGTCATTGATGTCCTCATCAAAGCATTTCTGCGGGTACACGTCGATGCAGTGAGTCCTCAGATTGTGCTGGATCTGGGGACACAGGTGACCACATCTCATCCTGTGCACTCTGCCTCCTCCTTGCCCCCACCGACCCCATCACCCTGGGCGCCCAGATCACCCTGCGTCTGAAGGTCTCTCGCTCCTCGATGGTCAGGCTGTCGGCCCGGGCAATCACAAGCACCACGTTCACGGTCCGGCATAGCCGCTGTAGGAACTCAATGTCCAGGGGCCGCAGGCTGCGgcaatgatggtggtgatggcagtGGTGAGTATGTGAGTGAGGGGGTGCCAGCCCACAGCCCACGCCaggggcctcctcctcctcctcctcctgctccctgccccGGGCAGGGGGTCCTACCCCAGCAGGCCCAGCCACCTCACCAGTGTCCGGTGGGCGGCACGAAGTATACACAGCAGTGCACCCGGGTGTCGGGGATGTGGCGCTGGCGGGTGATGAGGATCTCCTCCTGCAGGTACCGCTCATACTGTTCCTTGATGTAGCCTAGGATGGGGTCCCAGCTGGGGCAGCAGAGAGACCCGACCTCAgagccccagccctgggagccccaccccatccccccccaggaAGACCAACCGCCCTGGTTTGCCCAGGAGACGGGACTTCCAGTCCTGCACAACCCAAGGCCCTTGGTTACCCAGCATCTTCCTCCTACTCCCCGGAATCATCTGAGAGGCCCCCTGCCATTCTCAAGCTGGGGCCTCAGCTTCCCTGTTCCTAAATGGGGACGAGAAGGGGTGTGGTTTTGAAAGAGATGAATTGTCCCAGCCTGGTTCAAACCACCATGGACGCTCGCCCCATTGCCACAAGGATCTCCTGGGTCCTCTCCCTTCGTCCCTTCTGCCCCTGCCGGGTTATTGTCAACACGGCACCCCAAAAGATCCTTTTACAAACAGTAGTCAGGGCACATCCCTCTTCGGCTCAGCCTGCGGTGGCTGACAGGAAGCCAGAGTCCTTACGTTGCACTCCGCACACCGTCCCACTGCTGCTTCCTGCctgtcctctcctcctcctttaaCCACCCTTCACACGCCGCCAGCCACACCAGCCTTCCACCGACAAACCCACCTCGGGGCCTGCGCCCGAGCCGCTCTGCATTGCACACTCTCCCCCCGTGTGAGCACACGGCTCCTTCTCTCATCTCCTGGCAGTCCGCCCAAGTGTTCTCCTTATCCGGGAGGCCTTGCTTGACCACTCTGCTTAAAATCGCAACCCCCGACAGCTCCCGACCCCTTTCATGCTCAGAAATGTCCTGCTTGGATGACAGAGTTGAGGTTCACCCTCTGTATAACTGATTTATTGTGCTCCTTGTCCCCCCCGCACCCCGCCCCATGACAATGTAAATTTCATGTAGACGAagatgttcatctgttttgttcactgcccTATCCCTGAGACTAGAACAGACCTTGCACACAGAACGTGCTCTATGAAGCACCGTGTGCAGGGCTGGCTCCCCGGGAGTGCAGACGGAGCAGTCCCGCAGCCTCCGCACTTTGGAGGGCCTGCACTTGGTTGAATGTTCTGTGGTGGTGGTTTTACAATTCTTCATACTTTTTTGAACAAGGGGACCCACATTTTCATCTCATTGGGTCCCACAAATTATGCAGATAGTCCTGATTTTGCGTGTGTATGTGTTACCAACCACTGTCACAGGGCTGGGCTCTCATTGAGAGCCTAGAATCACTCTGCAAGGTGGGTGTCCTCATTCCCAagtgacagagaaggaaactgaggcttggagagctTCCATGAGCAGTTCCCAGGTTACATGGCTGGAAAGTGGTCTAACCCAGTGGTCCTGACTCTGGAGTGTGGGCTTCTAACCCTGCAATACCATAACCTTTATTGATCAATGACGTAACTGTGCCAGCCAGCAAGCTCTGACCTTTCCATACTTAACTCCCTTCAATCTTGGAGGGATGGTTGCACATACCCATTATACAGACGAACAAACTGAGACTCAACAATGCCACAGCTGGGTTAGGTTGCTTCAGGGCTGGGCTGTTTCCCCAaggccagaggggcagggggagggaccaCCAGGGCTTGGCCCCCACTCCTGAGGACCCACCACTTGTCGTTGTTGATCTGGTCTCCAAAGCCGGGCGTATCAGTCACCGTCAGCTTGAGCTTCACGCCCTTCTCCTCGATGACTGTTGGGGAAGAGCAGAGTGGGGGGAGATtggccggggtggggtggggtgggggtaggggtgagggtggggggccaATCACCGTGAGTCACCGACTGCAGCTTCAGCGTCTGGGGTGTGGGCATCCCCAGGCCCGGTATGGTGGACTTCCACATCTTGGACTTGAAGAGGGTGTACACCATTGTGGACTTGCCCAGCCCGCTCTGCCCTGCGGGTAACCAGAGGACAGCAAAGGTGGTGGAAGTTTTAGGCAGTGCTTCTCAGGCTCTTAAATTGTTTTAGAAAGTGAACTGTTTTGTAAGCAtaacataaatacagagaagtggGTACTATCGTCAGGGTTCCCCTCAGTGCTTACCCCCCTTTTTATTGAGGCAAAACTCATATGATAAAAAATGAACCATTAGccttttaaagtgaacaattccccctgcttgttgtctctctctccccctgacaaataaataaaaaaaaaaaaataaagcgaacagttcagtggcatttagtacagtCCCAGCGTTGTGCATCCATCACCTCCATCTAGctcctgttaaaaacaaaactgcaccCTGGgtcgcctggggggctcagttggttaagcgtctgcctttggctcaggtcatgatcccagggtcctgggatcgagtccacatggggctccctgctcagtggggagtctgcttctccctctccctctgctgctccctctgcttgtgttctctcttaaataaataagtaaataaataaataaaatctttaaaaaaacaacaacaaaaaagaaaaccgcAGGCCCAAAATGACATCACTTAGGCCAAGTCCCCAAAGGAAGGCTTAATATCTAACCTAATTGCAGTTCCCACCTCCCCCAAAATGGAGTCTTGACTGGTAggtcaggaattttctggtcagtaCCAATGAGGTAATGTCACATGGGCCTCTCTATCCCCCAAAGAGAGAGGAGGTAAACTGCCTAGGACACCTTCTTGTCTCCTAAGGGAAAACAGCCTTGCCTGGGACAATCCtcttcttttgctaataacttccttgcacgccctcccctccccacttcttttttttttttttttttaagatttatttatttatttgagagagagagaat
Proteins encoded in this region:
- the SEPTIN12 gene encoding septin-12 → MDPMRRSPSPCSSRPSSPRTPPCEMLGYVGIEAMLDQLKIKAMKMGFEFNIMVVGQSGLGKSTMVYTLFKSKMWKSTIPGLGMPTPQTLKLQSVTHVIEEKGVKLKLTVTDTPGFGDQINNDKCWDPILGYIKEQYERYLQEEILITRQRHIPDTRVHCCVYFVPPTGHCLRPLDIEFLQRLCRTVNVVLVIARADSLTIEERETFRRRIQHNLRTHCIDVYPQKCFDEDINDRILNSKIRDRIPFAVVGADQEHLVNGRCVLGRKTKWGVIEVENLAHCEFPLLRDLLIRSHLQDLKDITHNVHYENYRVCRLNESHLLPRGPGWVNLTQAPAGPPATPRPSKVRHQVQDDSKDDEEY